In Lysobacter sp. FW306-1B-D06B, the sequence CGGGGTCGCCGTCGCACAGGCTTGGAACCATGCTCAGGAAAGCGCGGACATACTCGGTCTCCATGTGCGAGTCATAGGCCTCGTTCGAGCGCCAGTCTTCAACGGCAATCCAAAGCCCGTCGTCGCTTGCGTCCTGAAAGATTTCATAGCGCAAGCTGCCGGCCTCGCCCCGTGAAGGCGCCACAAGCGCCAGCAGGCTCTCGCCGAGTCGTTCCTCCTGGCCGCGGCGTGCCGCGAAGAACGCAATCTTGCTGACAATGGCCATGTGCAATCTCCAGAAGGCGGCCGCCGCCTGACAGCGGCGGCCGCATGAGCTGAATCAATGGGCCGTTACCACGGCTGGTCGGTCGGGAGAACAAACAGCTCGGCGACGTTGACGTAGTCCGGGGCCTGCAAGGCAAACAGGATCGTGTCGGCGATGTCGTCGGCCTTGAGGAAGGCCATCTGGCCACGGAGGCTTTCCATCTGGTCGCGATAACCCTTGTCCGAGACGTGCTCGAAGAGTTCGGTATCGACAGCGCCCGGCTGGATGCAGGTAACGCGGATGTTGTGCTTCTTGCCGACCTCCAGACGCAAACCCTCGGAGAAGGCAGTCACCGCATGCTTGGTGGCGCAATACACGGTCAGACCCGGGAACACCTTGCGGCCGGCGATCGACGACGTGTTGAAGATGTGGCCGGAGTGCTGCTTCTGCATGTACGGCAGGGCCGCAGCCGTGCTGTTCAGAAGGCCCTTGATGTTCACGTCGACCATCCGCGCCCATTCGTCGGTCTTGAGCGTCTCGATGTCGGAGATCGGCATCAGGCCGGCGTTGTTGAACAGGATGTCGATCGTGCCGTAGGCCGTGATCAGTTCATCGACGCCGGCCTGCACCGACGCGGGATCGACGACGTCCATCTGGATGGCGACGGCTTCACCACCGTTGGCCTTGATCTGCGAAACCAGCTCCTGCAGACGATCGATGCGACGGGCGGCAAGGCCCACCTTCACGCCCTGGGCGGCCAGCTTGAGGGCAGTCGCAGCGCCGATACCACTGGATGCACCCGTGACGAGAGCGATTTTTCCGTTGAGATTCATGAGATTCACCTTGAGAAGTGCCGCCGACGGGGAGGGTTCGGCTTCAGCACGGAGCGTAGGTTGCGCCTTCCGCTAAGGTGGATCTCCGGCGATCTTGCCGCCGCTGTTGCGATTCTGCTATCAGGTTTCGCCGCGGTATTCGCGCGGCGTCACGCCGACTTCCCGGCGGAACACCTGCGCAAAGTGGCTCGCGCTCGTGTAGCCCACGTCAAGAGCCACTTCGATGATGGGCCGCGTGGTCTCGCGCAGCATCTGGCGGGCGCGCTCCATCCGCAATCGAATGAAGAAGTGTGATGGCGTGTAGCCCGTGCTCTTCTTGAATGCGCGTCCGAAGTGAAACTCGCTGAGTCCGACTTCCCGTGCCAGGTGGGCCAGGTGAAACTCCTGGTCGAGCTGCGCTTCCATCAATTCCGTAACACGCCGCAGCTTGAAGGCAGGCAGCCCGCCGCGAGGCCGGCTTTCCGTTTCGCGAGCGCGACCATAGCGGCGAACCAGGTGGATGGCCAGACTCTGCGCCAGCCCCTGGACGAACATGGCACTGGGCTCTCTCGACGACATCAGCTCAACGCGAAGCGGCTCAAGAAGCGCTGAAAGTATCTCGTCCTGAGCGCCGGAAACATCCTGCAGCTCAAGCTGCACTTCCTTCCCCAGGACCTCGGCAGCAGCGCGCTGAAGCAGCTGGAGACCCAGGTGAAGGTGCATGACCGAGAACGGGCGATCGCCCTCGGCTGTCCATTTGAGTTCATAGGGCTCGGGTGCGTTCGTGAGGAAGAAGTCACCGGCGCAGACGCGGTTCGCGACCCATTCACCACCCAGTTCACGCTCCTCCACGACAGCGCTCCCCGACAGGATCCACACAATCAGTGGCTCTGGAACTGCCGGGATAAGCAGGCAGTCCTGAACGCGATTCCGCTCGAAGACTTGAGCGAGAAGGTCATTCCACGCCCGGCCCTTGGCAGCGGCTACGCGCGTGCCAGGAACCAACTCGTCGAGCGCTTCGGAGGAACTATGACGTACGTCTGCGGTCATCGCTACCATCCGATCGTCTAGGACGCGAGCACGCGGCGCTCGCTTGTGGCGTGGCGCACCGGAGGCGCGAGGCTAAGCACATCCTTGAGGTGACGGGCTTCCTCCAGGGGGCTGCGGCCGAACATGCGCTTGAACTCTCGGCTGAACTGCGACGCGCTCTCATAGCCGACGCGCTCCGAGGCGGTGTTCGCACTCAGCCCGTTCCGGATCATCAGCAGTCGAGCTTGATGGAGCCGCATCGCCTTGATGTACTGGATAGGCGTGGTTGCGGTGACCGCCTTGAAATGAATGTGGAAGGCCGGGACGCTCATATTGGCCTCGCTCGCCAACGTGGCGACGTCCAGGTCGCCGTCGTAATGGTCATGAATGCGCCGCAACGCTTTCGCGATCCGGGCGAAGTGGCTTCCTTGTGTCAACGCAGCGCGCAGGCTGCCGCCTTGCTCGCTTGAGAGCACCCGGTAAGTGATCTCGCGCACGATGCCCGGCCCGAGTACGCGGGCGTCCGCCGGCGACGTGAGTGCTTCAAGAAGTCTCACGGTGGCATCGCCGATTCGTTCGTCCAATCGGGTCGCGAACAATGTCTGCGGCGGTGACGATTCGTGGGGCGCCTCCTCGTCAAGAGCAAGTGCCAGCTCCGCAGTAGCCGTCGAATCGATCCGAAGCGCGAGTCCGAGCATGGGTTCCTCGGGACTGGCCTCTGTCTCGATATCGAATGGGAGCGGCACGGCCAGGACCAGGTAGTGCTGCGCGTCGTAGACATAGGTCTCGCCACCGTGGAATCCACGCTTCCTGCCTTGAGCGACGATGACGATGCTCGGTTCGTACAGCGCAGGCGTCTTGGCCAGTGCATGGTTGGATCGCATCAGCGTTACGCCGTCCAGCGCCGACTTGGTATAGCCGTCGGAAGGAGCGAGCTGGCCGATCAGTTCGACCATCTGGGAACGCCGGTCTACGCCTTTTGGTTGAGAAGAAGATGCGCCCATTGGGGTCTGTCCGGTTACGGGCCTGCTCATATATCACCACAGGCAAACCGGCCTGTGTAGGCCACGAGAGAAATAGGCAAAAGCCGCAGACGATCCGGTCTTAGCGGCCCGGGCCCCGCTTCTTAGCATGGCCTCACCTGGAGTCGACCAGGCATTCAAGAAACGCAAAGAGGGCATATGAGTCGCTTCGCCATCTCCCTCGCTCTAGTCGCCTTCCGCGCTCTCGTCTTGCGTGCCGAAGCGGCGCAAACCCACTGATCGGACCTCCTCACATGAACACCACCACACTTTCCAAAGTCGTTCTCGTCACCGGCGCCAGCAGCGGCATCGGCGAGGCCACCGCACGTCTGCTCGTCAAGCAAGGGCACCGTGTCGTTCTGGGCGCTCGACGCACCGATCGACTCGAAGCTTTGGCCGACGAGCTTCGCAGTTCAGGCGGTCAGGTCGCGTTCCGCTCGCTGGACGTCACCAGGCTGGACGACGTGCGTGAGTTCGTTGCATTCGCCGAAGCCACGTATGGCCCTGCCGACGTGATCGTCAACAACGCCGGCGTCATGCCGCTCTCCCCACTTAACGCGCTCAATGTCGACGAGTGGGACCGGATGATCGACGTCAACGTTCGCGGCGTCCTGCACGGAATCGCCGCGACCCTTCCCGGCATGGAGGCGCGCGGGCGCGGGCACATCATCAACATCTCGTCGATCGGTGGCCACGCGGTGTCGCCTACCGCCGCCGTGTACTGCGCAACGAAGTACGCCGTGCGTGCGATCTCCGATGGCCTGCGGCAGGAGACGGACAAAATTCGGGTAACGGTCGTCTCGCCTGGCGTCGTCGAATCCGAGCTCGCCGACTCAATCTCCGATGCGCAAGCGCGCGACGCCATGAAGGCCTTCCGTCGGGTGGCCTTGGCACCTGAAGCAATCGCGCGCGCGATCGCTTATGCGATCGAGCAGCCAGACGACGTCGACGTCAGCGAATTGATCGTTCGTCCGACGGCAAGCCCTTACTGATTAAAGCGAGCATCCCAGATGAACACTCATCCGTATGTTGGCATGTGGGTCACAGCCGACGGTCACATTCGTCACGAACTTCTTGCCAACGGTCGGTACGACGAAGCGCGAGGCCGCAAGCAGAGCGCGTATCAAGGC encodes:
- a CDS encoding putative quinol monooxygenase; the protein is MAIVSKIAFFAARRGQEERLGESLLALVAPSRGEAGSLRYEIFQDASDDGLWIAVEDWRSNEAYDSHMETEYVRAFLSMVPSLCDGDPDIRTYRKRSTTDSRPAPNRED
- a CDS encoding SDR family oxidoreductase: MNLNGKIALVTGASSGIGAATALKLAAQGVKVGLAARRIDRLQELVSQIKANGGEAVAIQMDVVDPASVQAGVDELITAYGTIDILFNNAGLMPISDIETLKTDEWARMVDVNIKGLLNSTAAALPYMQKQHSGHIFNTSSIAGRKVFPGLTVYCATKHAVTAFSEGLRLEVGKKHNIRVTCIQPGAVDTELFEHVSDKGYRDQMESLRGQMAFLKADDIADTILFALQAPDYVNVAELFVLPTDQPW
- a CDS encoding helix-turn-helix domain-containing protein, with the protein product MTADVRHSSSEALDELVPGTRVAAAKGRAWNDLLAQVFERNRVQDCLLIPAVPEPLIVWILSGSAVVEERELGGEWVANRVCAGDFFLTNAPEPYELKWTAEGDRPFSVMHLHLGLQLLQRAAAEVLGKEVQLELQDVSGAQDEILSALLEPLRVELMSSREPSAMFVQGLAQSLAIHLVRRYGRARETESRPRGGLPAFKLRRVTELMEAQLDQEFHLAHLAREVGLSEFHFGRAFKKSTGYTPSHFFIRLRMERARQMLRETTRPIIEVALDVGYTSASHFAQVFRREVGVTPREYRGET
- a CDS encoding AraC family transcriptional regulator produces the protein MVELIGQLAPSDGYTKSALDGVTLMRSNHALAKTPALYEPSIVIVAQGRKRGFHGGETYVYDAQHYLVLAVPLPFDIETEASPEEPMLGLALRIDSTATAELALALDEEAPHESSPPQTLFATRLDERIGDATVRLLEALTSPADARVLGPGIVREITYRVLSSEQGGSLRAALTQGSHFARIAKALRRIHDHYDGDLDVATLASEANMSVPAFHIHFKAVTATTPIQYIKAMRLHQARLLMIRNGLSANTASERVGYESASQFSREFKRMFGRSPLEEARHLKDVLSLAPPVRHATSERRVLAS
- a CDS encoding SDR family oxidoreductase, whose translation is MNTTTLSKVVLVTGASSGIGEATARLLVKQGHRVVLGARRTDRLEALADELRSSGGQVAFRSLDVTRLDDVREFVAFAEATYGPADVIVNNAGVMPLSPLNALNVDEWDRMIDVNVRGVLHGIAATLPGMEARGRGHIINISSIGGHAVSPTAAVYCATKYAVRAISDGLRQETDKIRVTVVSPGVVESELADSISDAQARDAMKAFRRVALAPEAIARAIAYAIEQPDDVDVSELIVRPTASPY